A genomic segment from Betaproteobacteria bacterium encodes:
- a CDS encoding TRAP transporter large permease subunit: MKIEHFPPLMFAGLILIMLIGFPVAFSLSALGLLCGFIAVQMGWFPAAFMGNLPFNVFGILSNDLLLAIPFFTLMGAILEKCGLAEDMLDSMGQLFGSVRGGLGYSVIFIGFILGAITGTVAGQVIAMTMISLPVMVRYGYKMRYATGVLAASGTITQLVPPSLVLIVLADQLGKPVGEMYQGAWGPAILQVLLFALYTFVLSRLRPHDLPGLPPEARTLLGWALWRKCLRGIIPSAILIFAVLGSMGGLPGMNTAIATPTEAGAMGAVGAFILAAVHGRLAWPLVKEGITGTMRITAMVVFILIGSRVFSLVFQGVDGGLWVEHLFSGLPGGQIGFLIVVNILIFFLAFFLDFFEIAFIILPMLAPVAAKMGIDLIWFGVMLCVNMQTSFMHPPFGFALFYLRGISDTLFASGTLKEKVKSSDIYMGAIPFVVLQLVLVGVVIFFPQTVMVFLDKKEIFDADKIQIDVPAQEESDPASNQMQIQELFGGGSQPESDRGQPGR, from the coding sequence ATGAAGATTGAGCATTTTCCGCCGCTGATGTTCGCGGGGTTGATTCTGATCATGCTCATTGGATTTCCGGTGGCCTTCTCGTTGTCGGCGCTGGGTCTGCTGTGCGGTTTCATCGCCGTGCAGATGGGTTGGTTTCCCGCCGCCTTCATGGGCAACTTGCCTTTCAACGTGTTCGGCATCCTGTCCAACGACTTGCTGCTGGCCATCCCTTTCTTCACGCTGATGGGCGCCATCCTGGAGAAGTGCGGATTGGCGGAGGACATGCTGGACTCCATGGGCCAGTTGTTCGGATCGGTGCGCGGCGGCTTGGGTTACTCGGTTATTTTCATCGGCTTCATCTTGGGCGCGATCACCGGCACTGTCGCCGGACAAGTGATCGCCATGACCATGATCTCGCTGCCGGTGATGGTGCGTTACGGCTACAAGATGCGCTATGCCACGGGCGTGCTCGCGGCCTCGGGGACCATCACCCAACTGGTGCCGCCGTCACTGGTGCTGATCGTTCTGGCCGACCAACTGGGCAAGCCCGTGGGCGAGATGTACCAAGGCGCCTGGGGCCCCGCGATTCTGCAAGTATTGCTGTTCGCGCTTTATACCTTCGTGCTCAGCCGGCTGCGTCCCCATGATTTACCGGGCCTGCCGCCCGAGGCGCGCACGCTCCTGGGCTGGGCCCTCTGGCGCAAATGCCTGCGCGGCATCATCCCATCGGCCATCCTCATTTTCGCCGTTCTGGGCAGCATGGGCGGATTACCTGGGATGAACACCGCCATCGCCACCCCCACCGAGGCCGGCGCCATGGGCGCGGTAGGTGCGTTCATTCTGGCTGCGGTGCACGGGCGGCTGGCCTGGCCGCTGGTCAAGGAGGGCATCACCGGTACCATGCGCATCACCGCCATGGTGGTGTTCATCCTGATCGGCTCGCGCGTGTTCTCCCTCGTATTCCAAGGCGTGGACGGCGGATTATGGGTGGAACACTTGTTCAGCGGCTTGCCTGGGGGCCAGATTGGCTTCCTCATCGTCGTCAACATCCTCATTTTCTTTCTGGCCTTCTTCCTCGATTTCTTCGAGATCGCGTTCATCATCTTGCCGATGCTCGCTCCCGTCGCAGCCAAGATGGGGATCGACTTGATCTGGTTCGGCGTGATGCTCTGCGTCAACATGCAGACAAGTTTCATGCACCCGCCCTTCGGTTTCGCGCTGTTTTACCTGCGCGGCATTTCCGACACGCTATTCGCCAGCGGCACCTTGAAGGAGAAAGTGAAGTCCAGCGACATTTATATGGGTGCCATCCCCTTCGTGGTGCTGCAACTTGTCCTAGTGGGCGTCGTGATCTTTTTCCCTCAGACGGTGATGGTGTTTCTCGACAAGAAA
- a CDS encoding TRAP transporter small permease subunit: MKALLSFARMVDWITDKFAVAAKWAVFLACFISAANAIVRYTFNYSSNAWLEIQWYMFAACVMLGAAQVLRVNEHVRVDVIYARFSSRRRVYIDLFGLSCFLLPVMALMFYFSWPLFVGMFVNNEGSANAGGLQRWPAMLMLPLGFMLMMLQGVAEIVKRIGWLAHAHEMDLQYTRPLQ; encoded by the coding sequence ATGAAAGCTCTCCTCTCCTTCGCACGCATGGTTGACTGGATCACCGACAAGTTCGCCGTCGCGGCGAAGTGGGCGGTGTTTCTAGCGTGCTTCATCAGCGCGGCCAACGCCATCGTGCGCTACACCTTCAACTACAGCTCGAATGCGTGGCTCGAAATCCAGTGGTACATGTTCGCTGCCTGCGTGATGCTGGGAGCGGCGCAGGTACTCCGGGTGAACGAACACGTGCGCGTGGATGTGATCTACGCGCGCTTTTCGAGCCGGCGCCGGGTGTACATCGACTTGTTCGGCCTGTCGTGCTTCTTGCTGCCGGTCATGGCCTTGATGTTCTACTTTTCCTGGCCGCTCTTCGTGGGAATGTTCGTGAATAACGAAGGCTCGGCCAATGCCGGAGGATTGCAACGCTGGCCGGCCATGCTCATGCTCCCTCTCGGGTTCATGCTGATGATGCTGCAAGGCGTCGCGGAGATCGTCAAGCGCATCGGCTGGCTGGCACATGCACACGAGATGGATCTGCAATACACACGGCCGCTGCAATGA
- a CDS encoding RNA pyrophosphohydrolase, whose protein sequence is MIDRDGYRPNVGIVLANARNEVFWGKRVNEHAWQFPQGGIKAGEAPEQAMYRELMEEVGLSPHHVQILARTRGWLRYDVPSHWVKRDWRGNYRGQKQIWYLLRLVGHDSDVCLRRSPKPEFDAWRWSEYWVALESVIEFKRDVYQRALMELSHHLPGVRGKPAAAAGS, encoded by the coding sequence ATGATTGACCGAGATGGCTATCGCCCAAATGTCGGCATCGTCTTGGCGAATGCCAGGAACGAGGTGTTTTGGGGCAAAAGGGTTAACGAGCACGCGTGGCAATTTCCGCAAGGAGGTATCAAGGCAGGCGAGGCTCCCGAGCAAGCGATGTACCGGGAGCTTATGGAAGAGGTAGGTCTTAGCCCGCACCATGTTCAGATTTTGGCGCGGACTCGGGGATGGCTGCGTTACGACGTGCCGTCCCATTGGGTGAAGCGCGACTGGCGGGGCAACTACCGGGGGCAGAAGCAAATCTGGTATCTGTTGAGGCTGGTGGGTCACGATAGCGACGTGTGTTTGCGCCGCAGCCCAAAGCCTGAATTCGATGCGTGGCGCTGGAGCGAGTACTGGGTTGCGCTGGAAAGCGTGATCGAGTTCAAGCGCGACGTGTACCAGAGGGCGCTGATGGAACTTTCCCATCATCTTCCAGGCGTGCGCGGGAAACCGGCCGCGGCCGCCGGCAGTTAA